One Herbaspirillum rubrisubalbicans genomic window carries:
- a CDS encoding calcium-binding protein: MPVVSSAPPLTPTPAASTAPAMPPASTSTANQTPAPAPADTAPPIDLIAQANAARYQDNFYAPAPFGDEAPKSKKDKPAVAAKFLSLDEDTDDLSLESSLSGIGNGLDNRLTGNEQNNILDGMGGADTMIGGKGDDSYYVDNAGDKIVEQAGEGVDTLYATASTTLVANVENLVLLDASKPQSAVVNGVNVLVYGMPRSYQLDYDQGGEVDGYWGTCGETSVANVTLMGGHAASEKEVVQRAIKENLCDTAAESADMRGATSEDDRQALLQDFGFASTIDEQVDLKAVAQSIKDGKGVIISVSASKLWDLHEDNEQHSDHAITVTGVACSAASGKIVGFYIADSGRGLSSDMCRFVTLQRLREATNVYGADTVTTDDPIKLANQNLDATGNALDNILVGNRGNNVLTGGKGNDLLIGGAGNDSYAFAKGDGQDVLYDHDATKGNLDTLTFSDAKQSNLWFRKAGRDLRIDVMGATDQVLVKDWYVGGDSGSDHHVERIKTADGKTLYDSDVDKLVQAMASFAPPAATQTSWPTTQGGNGKVLLTISH, encoded by the coding sequence ATGCCGGTAGTCAGCAGTGCGCCGCCGCTCACTCCCACGCCAGCGGCCAGCACAGCACCCGCCATGCCGCCGGCCAGTACCAGTACAGCAAACCAGACACCTGCGCCCGCCCCGGCTGACACTGCCCCTCCCATCGACCTGATCGCCCAGGCCAATGCGGCGCGCTATCAGGACAACTTCTACGCCCCCGCCCCCTTCGGCGACGAAGCTCCCAAGTCCAAGAAAGACAAGCCAGCGGTTGCCGCGAAATTCCTCAGCCTGGATGAAGACACGGACGATCTGTCTCTGGAGAGCAGCTTGAGCGGCATCGGCAATGGCCTGGACAATCGCCTCACCGGCAATGAGCAGAACAACATCCTCGACGGCATGGGCGGGGCCGACACCATGATCGGCGGCAAGGGCGATGACAGCTATTACGTGGACAATGCCGGCGACAAGATCGTCGAACAGGCCGGCGAAGGCGTCGATACGCTCTACGCCACGGCCAGCACCACGCTGGTGGCCAATGTGGAGAACCTGGTCCTGCTCGATGCCAGCAAGCCCCAAAGCGCAGTGGTCAATGGCGTCAATGTGCTGGTCTACGGGATGCCCCGTTCCTATCAGCTGGACTACGACCAAGGCGGCGAAGTCGATGGCTACTGGGGAACCTGTGGTGAAACCAGCGTGGCCAACGTGACCCTGATGGGCGGCCATGCCGCCTCCGAAAAAGAAGTGGTCCAGCGCGCCATCAAGGAAAACCTCTGCGATACCGCAGCCGAATCGGCTGACATGCGCGGCGCCACCTCGGAAGACGACCGGCAAGCCTTGCTTCAGGACTTCGGTTTTGCCTCCACCATCGATGAGCAGGTCGATCTCAAGGCGGTGGCCCAGAGCATCAAGGACGGCAAGGGCGTCATCATCAGCGTGAGCGCCAGCAAGCTGTGGGACTTGCATGAAGACAACGAGCAGCACAGCGACCACGCCATCACCGTCACCGGCGTGGCCTGTTCGGCCGCCAGCGGCAAGATCGTCGGCTTCTATATCGCCGACTCCGGGCGCGGCCTGAGCAGCGACATGTGCCGCTTCGTCACGCTGCAGCGCTTGCGCGAGGCCACCAACGTCTATGGGGCTGATACCGTTACCACCGATGACCCCATCAAGCTGGCCAACCAAAACCTGGACGCCACCGGCAATGCACTGGACAACATCCTGGTCGGCAATCGCGGCAACAACGTGCTCACCGGTGGCAAAGGCAACGATCTGCTCATCGGCGGCGCCGGCAATGACAGCTACGCCTTTGCCAAGGGCGATGGACAGGATGTGCTCTATGACCACGACGCGACCAAGGGCAATCTGGATACGCTCACCTTCAGCGACGCCAAACAGAGCAACCTGTGGTTCCGCAAGGCCGGCCGCGACCTGCGCATCGATGTGATGGGTGCAACGGATCAGGTGCTGGTCAAGGATTGGTACGTGGGCGGCGACAGCGGCAGCGACCACCATGTCGAACGCATCAAGACCGCCGATGGCAAGACCCTCTACGACAGCGACGTCGACAAGCTGGTGCAAGCCATGGCCAGCTTCGCGCCGCCAGCGGCCACCCAGACCAGTTGGCCGACCACCCAGGGCGGCAATGGCAAGGTGCTGCTGACCATCAGTCATTGA
- the hpnC gene encoding squalene synthase HpnC, with amino-acid sequence MAVDHYENFPVASLLLPARLRPAVAAIYAFARSADDIADEGEASSAERLAALQAYEAQLDLIAAQVPCTLPLLQRLQQTIAQYALPLQPLRDLLSAFRQDVVTTRYPHYQDLLDYCRRSANPVGTLMLHLYGAANEENLRDSDAICSALQLINFLQDIAIDWQKARIYLPLEDLERFGVSQDDIAQACVDLRWQQLMHFQTERARALMLAGAPLAKRLPGRIGLELRMVVQGGLRILERIEAVQGDVFHHRPKLGKLDWLLVGWRGLRM; translated from the coding sequence ATGGCCGTCGATCACTACGAGAACTTCCCGGTCGCCTCACTCCTGCTGCCAGCCCGCCTGCGGCCAGCGGTGGCCGCCATCTATGCCTTTGCCCGCAGCGCCGACGACATTGCCGACGAAGGTGAAGCCAGCAGCGCCGAACGCCTGGCTGCGCTGCAAGCCTATGAGGCCCAGCTCGACCTGATCGCGGCCCAGGTGCCGTGTACCCTGCCGCTGTTGCAGCGCCTGCAACAGACCATCGCGCAATACGCCCTGCCCTTGCAGCCCTTGCGCGACCTGCTCTCGGCCTTCCGGCAAGATGTGGTGACCACGCGTTACCCGCATTACCAGGACTTGCTGGACTATTGCCGTCGCTCCGCGAACCCGGTGGGAACCTTGATGCTTCACCTTTACGGCGCAGCAAATGAAGAGAATCTGCGCGATTCAGACGCCATCTGCAGTGCCCTGCAATTGATCAACTTCTTGCAAGACATCGCCATCGACTGGCAAAAGGCGCGCATCTACCTTCCGCTGGAAGACCTGGAACGCTTTGGCGTCAGTCAGGACGATATCGCCCAAGCCTGCGTGGATCTCCGCTGGCAACAACTGATGCATTTCCAGACCGAACGCGCGCGCGCCCTGATGCTCGCGGGCGCACCGCTGGCCAAACGGCTGCCGGGCCGCATCGGGCTGGAATTGCGGATGGTGGTGCAAGGCGGCCTGCGGATCCTGGAGCGCATCGAGGCGGTGCAAGGGGATGTCTTCCATCATCGCCCCAAGCTGGGCAAGCTGGACTGGCTGCTGGTGGGCTGGCGCGGCCTGCGGATGTAA
- a CDS encoding HDOD domain-containing protein, whose protein sequence is MDRLEIFRNIASQAGRGELVFPANVSASIKLQKALADPDCHLELAAKLVMAEPLVSARTVAIANSAAYNRSGGEINNVRAAVMRLGFRTLNTITTSVIVRQLGRTINNPGMRIKSAQLWEHCAHVAAISYVLTSKLTKADPETAMFAGIVHEVGGFYLLSRTDDFPGLLDGGTEDWMEYGEKMIGRAVLKKLGVPQPVVDAIESLWHGVRVLPPQTIGDVLLLAKELSPVPSPLHRTVVAEAGIGGENPVDDYIGDHSLREMLDDSEEQIRTLTAALLV, encoded by the coding sequence ATGGACAGACTGGAAATCTTTCGCAATATCGCTTCGCAGGCAGGCCGCGGCGAGCTGGTATTCCCCGCCAACGTCAGTGCCTCGATCAAGCTGCAAAAGGCGCTGGCCGACCCCGACTGCCACCTGGAGCTGGCCGCCAAGCTGGTGATGGCCGAGCCGCTGGTCTCGGCGCGCACCGTGGCCATTGCCAACTCGGCGGCCTACAACCGTTCCGGCGGGGAGATCAACAATGTGCGCGCCGCCGTCATGCGCCTGGGTTTTCGGACCCTCAACACCATCACCACCTCGGTGATCGTGCGCCAGCTCGGCCGCACCATCAACAACCCCGGTATGCGCATCAAGTCGGCCCAGTTGTGGGAGCACTGTGCCCACGTCGCGGCAATCTCCTATGTGCTCACCTCCAAACTGACCAAGGCCGATCCGGAAACGGCCATGTTCGCCGGCATCGTGCATGAGGTGGGCGGCTTCTACCTGCTCTCACGCACAGATGACTTCCCGGGGCTGCTTGACGGCGGCACCGAAGACTGGATGGAATATGGCGAAAAGATGATCGGCCGTGCCGTGCTCAAGAAGCTCGGCGTGCCCCAGCCGGTGGTGGACGCCATCGAATCGCTCTGGCACGGGGTGCGCGTGCTGCCGCCGCAGACCATCGGCGACGTGCTGTTGCTGGCCAAGGAACTCTCGCCGGTGCCGTCGCCGCTGCATCGTACCGTGGTGGCCGAGGCCGGCATCGGTGGCGAGAACCCGGTCGATGACTACATCGGCGACCATTCCCTGCGCGAGATGCTGGACGATTCGGAAGAGCAGATCCGTACCTTGACGGCGGCCTTGCTGGTCTGA
- the hpnD gene encoding presqualene diphosphate synthase HpnD, whose protein sequence is MSPDEYCQQKAAASGSSFYYSFLFLPPPRRLAITALYAFCREVDDTVDEIEDPMVARTKLMWWRKEIAAMLEGQPTHPVTKALHPHMASYQLKGEHLQAIIDGMEMDLDQSRYLDYPGLQRYCWHVAGVVGVLSASIFGHTQPGTLLFAEKLGLAFQLTNIIRDVGEDGRKGRIYLPVNELQQFNVTAADILNARHSERFQALMKFQVERAQAVYDEAFALLPKEDRRAQRPGLMMAAIYRTLLDEIARDGYQVLNQRISLTPIRKLWLAWKTYVFG, encoded by the coding sequence ATGTCTCCAGACGAATACTGCCAGCAGAAGGCCGCCGCCAGCGGTTCCAGTTTTTACTACAGCTTCCTGTTCCTGCCGCCGCCGCGCCGGCTGGCCATTACGGCGCTGTATGCCTTTTGCCGCGAAGTCGACGATACCGTCGATGAAATCGAAGATCCGATGGTGGCCCGCACCAAGCTGATGTGGTGGCGCAAGGAAATCGCCGCCATGCTGGAAGGCCAGCCGACCCATCCGGTGACCAAGGCCCTGCATCCACACATGGCCAGCTACCAGCTCAAGGGCGAGCACCTGCAAGCCATCATCGATGGCATGGAAATGGACCTGGACCAGAGCCGCTACCTCGACTATCCCGGCCTGCAGCGCTATTGCTGGCATGTGGCCGGCGTGGTGGGGGTGCTCTCGGCCAGCATCTTCGGCCATACCCAGCCCGGCACCCTGCTCTTTGCCGAAAAGCTGGGACTGGCGTTCCAGCTCACCAATATCATCCGCGACGTCGGCGAGGATGGTCGCAAGGGCCGCATCTACCTGCCGGTCAACGAGTTGCAGCAATTCAACGTGACCGCCGCCGACATCCTCAACGCCCGCCACAGCGAGCGTTTCCAGGCATTGATGAAGTTCCAGGTGGAACGCGCCCAGGCGGTCTATGACGAAGCCTTTGCGCTGCTGCCCAAGGAAGACCGCCGCGCCCAGCGCCCCGGCCTGATGATGGCCGCCATCTACCGCACCTTGCTCGATGAAATCGCCCGCGACGGCTACCAGGTGCTCAACCAGCGCATTTCCCTGACGCCCATCCGCAAGCTGTGGCTGGCCTGGAAGACCTATGTCTTCGGCTGA
- the hpnE gene encoding hydroxysqualene dehydroxylase HpnE translates to MHNAPRHHAVIGAGWAGCAAAVALAAGGHRVSLFEAARTLGGRARRVELDGQVLDNGQHILLGAYRATLALMKQVGVDPARALLRLPLQMRYPLAAGSEGMDFVAPRLPAPWHLAVALWRAKGLARDDKMALARFSTTARWMGWQLHQDCSVTELLERFEQTPRLIRLMWRPLCIAALNTAPEQASAQVFLNVLRDSLGARRAASDMLIPRLDLGALLPDAAATYLEQRGALVHTGVMVSRLLPGNEAHTWRLQDRAGESLGQFAGVVLATGPEAAAQLLAGQHDTGLLQALQHEPITTCYLQYPDSVRLPAPFLALADDAPRQAWGQFVFDRGQLGGQAGCLAVVVSAAGQAIAEGHAALAAGITRQLATDFALPALATPQWRRVITEKRATFACTPGLQRPDNAAMPAGLALAGDYVAGDYPATLEGAVRSGLAAARLLIA, encoded by the coding sequence ATGCATAACGCCCCACGCCACCATGCCGTGATCGGCGCCGGCTGGGCCGGCTGCGCTGCGGCCGTGGCGCTGGCCGCGGGCGGCCATCGGGTCAGCCTGTTCGAGGCTGCGCGTACCCTGGGCGGGCGGGCACGCCGGGTGGAACTGGATGGGCAGGTGCTGGACAATGGCCAGCACATCCTGCTGGGCGCATATCGCGCCACCCTGGCGCTGATGAAACAGGTCGGGGTCGATCCAGCCAGGGCGCTGCTGCGTCTGCCCTTGCAGATGCGCTACCCGCTGGCTGCCGGCAGCGAGGGCATGGATTTCGTCGCCCCACGCCTGCCGGCGCCCTGGCACCTGGCGGTGGCCCTGTGGCGCGCCAAGGGGCTGGCCCGCGACGACAAGATGGCGCTGGCGCGCTTTTCCACCACGGCGCGCTGGATGGGTTGGCAATTGCACCAGGATTGCAGCGTGACCGAGCTGCTGGAGCGCTTTGAACAGACCCCGCGCCTGATCCGCCTGATGTGGCGCCCGTTGTGCATCGCCGCCTTGAATACCGCACCGGAGCAGGCCTCGGCCCAAGTTTTCCTGAACGTCTTGCGCGACAGCCTGGGCGCGCGCCGGGCCGCCTCCGACATGCTGATCCCGCGCCTGGACCTGGGCGCGCTGCTGCCCGATGCCGCTGCCACCTACCTGGAGCAGCGCGGCGCACTGGTGCACACCGGCGTGATGGTCAGCCGCCTGCTGCCGGGCAATGAAGCACATACCTGGCGCCTGCAAGACCGCGCCGGCGAGAGTCTGGGCCAGTTCGCCGGGGTGGTGCTGGCCACGGGGCCAGAGGCTGCCGCGCAGTTACTGGCGGGCCAGCATGACACCGGCTTGCTGCAGGCGCTGCAGCATGAGCCCATCACCACCTGCTACCTGCAATACCCGGATAGCGTGCGCCTGCCCGCGCCCTTCCTGGCCTTGGCCGATGATGCGCCGCGCCAGGCCTGGGGGCAGTTCGTCTTCGATCGCGGGCAATTGGGCGGCCAGGCGGGCTGTCTGGCGGTGGTGGTCAGTGCAGCCGGCCAGGCCATTGCCGAGGGTCACGCGGCCCTCGCGGCTGGCATCACGCGCCAACTGGCGACCGACTTTGCCCTGCCGGCGCTGGCCACGCCACAGTGGCGCCGGGTCATCACCGAAAAGCGCGCCACCTTTGCCTGCACGCCCGGCCTGCAACGTCCCGACAATGCCGCCATGCCAGCCGGTCTGGCGCTGGCTGGGGATTATGTGGCCGGCGACTATCCGGCCACGCTGGAAGGGGCCGTGCGCAGCGGCTTGGCCGCAGCCCGCCTGCTCATCGCCTAG
- a CDS encoding alpha-hydroxy acid oxidase, which yields MPVMTCVEDFRLLAKKRVPKAFYDYADSGSYTESTYRANSRDLAALKLRQRVAINVDERSTRSTMIGHDVTMPVAIAPTGLTGMQWANGEMLGAIAAEKFGIPFTLSTMSICSIEDVASVTSKPFWFQLYVMRDRGFVKSLIERAKAAKCSALVLTLDLQILGQRHKDLKNGMSVPPKLTLDTLLDLASKPGWALRALGGRKTFGNLAGHIKGGEGAGGVQTLSKWTASQFDPTLNWDDVAWIKQQWGGKLILKGILDVEDAKLAVQSGADAIVVSNHGGRQLDGAMSSIEALPAIAQAVGDQIEVWFDGGIRSGQDVLKAVALGARGTMIGRAFLYSLGAMGGEGVSQMLEIMRKELDVSMALTGTKDIKDVGPQILIR from the coding sequence ATGCCGGTCATGACCTGTGTCGAAGACTTCCGCCTGCTGGCCAAGAAACGCGTGCCCAAGGCCTTCTACGACTACGCCGACAGCGGTTCCTACACCGAGAGCACCTACCGCGCCAACAGCCGCGACCTGGCTGCCCTCAAGCTGCGCCAGCGCGTGGCCATCAACGTCGATGAACGCAGCACCCGCAGCACCATGATCGGCCATGACGTGACCATGCCGGTGGCCATCGCCCCGACCGGCCTGACCGGGATGCAATGGGCCAATGGCGAGATGCTGGGCGCCATCGCCGCCGAAAAATTCGGCATCCCCTTCACCCTCTCCACCATGAGCATCTGCTCCATCGAAGACGTGGCCAGCGTGACCAGCAAGCCCTTCTGGTTCCAGCTCTACGTGATGCGGGACCGTGGCTTCGTGAAGTCGCTGATTGAGCGCGCCAAGGCCGCCAAGTGCTCGGCGCTGGTCTTGACGCTGGACCTGCAGATCCTGGGCCAGCGCCACAAGGACTTGAAGAACGGCATGTCGGTGCCGCCCAAGCTGACCCTGGACACCCTGCTGGACCTGGCCAGCAAGCCCGGCTGGGCGCTGCGCGCGCTGGGCGGGCGCAAGACCTTCGGCAACCTGGCCGGCCACATCAAGGGCGGGGAAGGCGCCGGTGGCGTGCAGACCCTCTCCAAGTGGACCGCCAGCCAGTTCGACCCGACCCTGAACTGGGATGACGTGGCCTGGATCAAGCAGCAATGGGGCGGCAAGCTGATTTTGAAGGGCATCCTCGACGTTGAGGATGCCAAGCTGGCCGTGCAGAGCGGGGCCGACGCCATCGTCGTCTCCAACCATGGCGGGCGCCAGCTGGATGGGGCGATGTCTTCCATCGAAGCGCTGCCGGCCATTGCCCAGGCCGTGGGCGACCAGATCGAAGTCTGGTTCGACGGCGGCATCCGCTCCGGCCAGGATGTGTTGAAGGCGGTGGCGCTGGGGGCACGCGGCACCATGATCGGCCGCGCCTTCCTCTACAGCCTGGGCGCCATGGGCGGCGAAGGGGTGTCGCAGATGCTGGAGATCATGCGCAAGGAACTCGATGTCAGCATGGCCCTGACCGGCACCAAGGACATCAAGGATGTGGGACCGCAGATCCTGATCCGCTAA
- a CDS encoding ankyrin repeat domain-containing protein gives MTLLEKLRSRFGGLGRFVLYTSLLLPGAARAGAYEEYFQAIRMDNVYFLKQLMQRGMGPNLIEPKRGYTGLMLAIREDSMKAFDVLVNAPDVNLEAQATNGDTPLMLASFYGNVPVVKLLLARQVEVNRPGWTALHYAAINGSSEIVKLLLDASAYVDAESPDDKMTPVMLAAMRGRVAAVEVLRDNGADLSLKNKDGLTAMDLAKRYGQDGVIDALNEKPRQ, from the coding sequence ATGACCTTGCTGGAAAAGCTGCGTTCCCGTTTCGGTGGCCTCGGCCGCTTCGTCCTTTACACTTCGCTGCTGCTGCCGGGGGCAGCGCGTGCCGGGGCCTATGAAGAATACTTCCAGGCCATCCGCATGGATAACGTGTATTTCCTCAAGCAACTGATGCAGCGTGGCATGGGGCCCAACCTGATCGAGCCCAAGCGCGGCTATACCGGCCTGATGCTGGCCATCCGCGAGGATTCGATGAAGGCCTTCGACGTGCTGGTCAATGCCCCGGACGTCAACCTGGAAGCCCAGGCCACCAACGGCGATACGCCGCTGATGCTGGCTTCGTTCTACGGCAACGTCCCGGTGGTCAAGCTGCTGTTGGCGCGCCAGGTGGAAGTGAATCGGCCCGGCTGGACCGCCTTGCACTATGCCGCCATCAATGGCAGCTCGGAAATCGTCAAGCTGCTGCTGGACGCCTCGGCTTATGTGGACGCCGAATCGCCCGACGACAAGATGACCCCGGTCATGCTGGCCGCCATGCGTGGCCGGGTGGCCGCAGTCGAAGTGCTGCGCGACAATGGCGCCGACCTGAGCTTGAAGAACAAGGATGGCCTGACCGCCATGGACCTGGCCAAGCGCTACGGTCAGGATGGCGTGATCGATGCCTTGAACGAAAAGCCGCGCCAGTAA
- a CDS encoding TatD family hydrolase has product MYIDSHCHINFPDLAARLPEIFGKMAENQVSHALCVSVDLPDFPQVLALAEQYPNVYASVGVHPDYEDTPEPSLEELVRLADHPRIVAIGETGLDYYRLQGDLEWQRERFRTHIRASRATGKPLIIHTRSASEDTLRILREEGASPAAGGVTGVMHCFTESQEVADAAIELGFYISFSGIVTFKSAKDLQQVARTIPLERMLIETDSPYLAPVPFRGKTNEPGYVRHVGEFIADLRGISAAEVARQTSDNFFKLFAIKP; this is encoded by the coding sequence ATGTATATCGATTCCCATTGCCACATCAACTTCCCCGACCTGGCCGCGCGTCTGCCCGAGATCTTCGGCAAGATGGCCGAGAACCAGGTCAGCCATGCCCTGTGCGTGTCGGTCGACCTGCCGGATTTTCCGCAGGTCCTGGCGCTGGCCGAGCAGTATCCCAATGTCTATGCCTCGGTGGGCGTGCACCCGGACTACGAAGACACGCCCGAACCCTCACTGGAAGAGCTGGTGCGCCTGGCCGACCATCCGCGCATCGTCGCCATCGGCGAGACCGGCCTGGATTATTACCGCCTGCAGGGCGATCTGGAATGGCAGCGTGAACGCTTCCGTACCCACATCCGCGCCTCGCGTGCCACCGGCAAGCCGCTCATCATCCATACCCGCTCGGCTTCCGAGGATACCCTCCGCATCCTGCGCGAAGAGGGCGCCAGCCCCGCCGCCGGGGGCGTGACGGGGGTCATGCATTGCTTCACGGAATCACAGGAAGTAGCCGATGCCGCCATCGAGCTGGGCTTTTACATCTCGTTCTCCGGTATCGTCACCTTCAAGTCCGCCAAGGATCTGCAGCAGGTGGCGCGCACCATTCCGCTGGAGCGCATGTTGATCGAAACCGATTCACCCTACCTGGCGCCGGTGCCGTTCCGCGGCAAGACCAATGAGCCCGGCTACGTGCGCCACGTCGGTGAATTCATTGCCGACCTGCGCGGCATTTCGGCGGCCGAAGTGGCTCGCCAGACCTCTGACAACTTCTTCAAGCTGTTCGCAATCAAGCCATGA
- a CDS encoding response regulator transcription factor, which produces MSAAFLILDDNDVFASTLARSLARRGFRATVAHSGEEALEAARRERFDFATIDLQLEKDSGLQWVSPLRQALPQARLLVLTGYASIATTVQAIKSGADNYLAKPANVDSILSALSHAAEGAAAAEPVLPVEEASPLSLERLEWEHIQRVLAEHEGNISSTARALNMHRRTLQRKLAKRPVAR; this is translated from the coding sequence ATGAGTGCAGCCTTCCTGATCCTCGATGACAACGATGTCTTTGCCAGCACCCTGGCCAGGTCGCTGGCGCGCCGGGGGTTTCGCGCCACCGTGGCGCATAGTGGCGAAGAGGCGCTGGAGGCGGCGCGGCGCGAACGTTTCGACTTTGCCACCATCGACCTGCAACTGGAAAAGGATTCCGGCCTGCAATGGGTCTCGCCGCTGCGCCAGGCCTTGCCCCAGGCGCGGCTGCTGGTATTGACCGGCTATGCCAGCATCGCTACCACGGTGCAGGCGATCAAGTCCGGCGCCGACAATTACCTGGCCAAGCCGGCCAATGTCGATTCCATCCTCTCGGCGCTGTCCCATGCGGCCGAGGGAGCGGCGGCGGCCGAGCCGGTGTTGCCGGTGGAAGAGGCCTCGCCGCTGTCGCTGGAACGGCTGGAGTGGGAGCACATCCAGCGTGTGCTGGCCGAGCACGAAGGCAATATTTCCTCGACCGCGCGGGCCCTGAACATGCACCGTCGCACCCTGCAACGCAAGCTGGCCAAGCGGCCGGTGGCGCGCTGA
- a CDS encoding HAMP domain-containing histidine kinase, translating to MTSLTSFFSATHDPVNPPQHLLLSRLFWLRWAMVAGELLVLAGAHFWLGIALPLPELGALIALQGLINGITWLRLRWVRPAEQGELFAQLLIDVTVLTGLLYLSGGSTNPFVSFYLPALAAGAASLTWPYALLLALCALGAYSGLVYFYQPLHIHDHGQAMAYHLAGMWINFSISALLITWFVSRIAAAVRLRDGQLAQARERQLQSHRIVALGTQAAGAAHALNTPLSTVAVIAGELRREMTANPALRPYEEDVRIVEEQIAVCKAALENMRLDADAQLRNEDSAAITPWLTSLLEGWRLRHPAVLLVAEVHQPGWVASQLQDLSQILLTLLDNAAHAVRSLGHQGEIRIRLLPAEALDVAQGGKALALKPGKKTAIIEVADNGSGIAPELLQRLGHGPVTSGSGGSGIGLMLAFAAATHLGGKLRLRSTVGQGTVAQLRFPLC from the coding sequence ATGACATCCCTGACCTCTTTCTTCAGCGCCACCCACGATCCTGTGAACCCGCCGCAGCACCTGTTGCTGTCGCGGCTGTTCTGGCTGCGCTGGGCGATGGTGGCAGGTGAGCTGCTGGTGCTGGCGGGCGCCCATTTCTGGCTGGGTATTGCCTTGCCGCTGCCGGAGCTGGGGGCGCTGATCGCCCTGCAAGGGTTGATCAATGGCATCACCTGGCTGCGCCTGCGCTGGGTGCGGCCGGCCGAGCAGGGCGAATTGTTCGCGCAGTTGCTCATCGATGTGACGGTACTGACGGGCTTGCTCTATCTCTCGGGCGGCTCGACCAATCCCTTCGTTTCCTTCTACCTGCCGGCATTGGCCGCCGGTGCGGCCAGCCTGACCTGGCCCTATGCCTTGCTGCTGGCGCTGTGCGCGCTGGGCGCCTATTCCGGGCTGGTCTATTTCTATCAGCCGCTGCACATCCACGATCACGGCCAGGCCATGGCCTATCACCTGGCGGGGATGTGGATCAATTTCTCGATTTCGGCCTTGCTCATTACCTGGTTCGTCAGCCGTATCGCCGCCGCCGTGCGCTTGCGCGATGGGCAACTGGCGCAGGCGCGTGAGCGGCAATTGCAGAGCCATCGCATCGTCGCGCTGGGCACCCAGGCTGCTGGGGCAGCCCATGCGCTCAATACGCCACTGTCGACGGTGGCCGTCATCGCCGGCGAGTTGCGCCGCGAGATGACTGCCAACCCGGCCCTGCGGCCCTATGAAGAAGACGTGCGCATCGTCGAAGAACAGATCGCGGTATGCAAGGCGGCGCTGGAAAACATGCGGCTGGATGCCGACGCCCAGTTGCGCAACGAGGACAGCGCCGCCATCACGCCCTGGTTGACCAGTCTGCTGGAAGGCTGGCGCCTGCGCCATCCGGCCGTGCTGCTGGTGGCCGAGGTGCATCAGCCGGGCTGGGTGGCCAGCCAGTTGCAGGACTTGTCGCAGATCCTCTTGACCTTGCTGGACAATGCCGCCCACGCGGTGCGCAGTCTCGGTCACCAGGGCGAGATCCGCATCCGCCTGCTGCCGGCCGAGGCGCTTGATGTGGCGCAGGGTGGCAAGGCTCTGGCGCTCAAGCCGGGCAAAAAGACGGCTATCATTGAGGTCGCCGACAACGGCAGCGGTATCGCCCCGGAACTGTTGCAGCGCCTGGGGCATGGGCCGGTCACCAGCGGTTCGGGCGGTTCCGGTATCGGCCTCATGCTGGCCTTTGCTGCGGCCACTCACCTGGGCGGAAAGCTGCGCCTGCGCTCTACGGTGGGGCAGGGGACGGTGGCGCAGTTGCGCTTTCCGCTGTGCTGA